In a genomic window of Echeneis naucrates chromosome 4, fEcheNa1.1, whole genome shotgun sequence:
- the rabggta gene encoding geranylgeranyl transferase type-2 subunit alpha, which translates to MHGRVKIKSTAQQEEEKRKEREKKLKIYIAARDACFSKRKEGICDDEALQLTQQLLSSNPDFATLWNYRREILMHLEAVKDKDEVQKIYEAELSFLESCLKVNPKSYGSWHHRGWVSARLPQPDWARELSLCDRCLSLDDRNFHCWDYRRMVVKMSGVPVDQELGFTDHLIGSNFSNYSSWHYRSTLLPLLHPESPEPLSPCRKTPQTSPPPSPQTHSHRVCEEQLLKEYELVQNAFFTDPNDQSAWFYYRWLLGRAEREEMISCVYVSRDEERVAVAFSRPVNAQSVGLLLVLDGQPQRVEWRSVHPRFKHSPVWICDLPPGTISDITNEHNLTVHWTEKHTHRDCALYTGRTESYCRDSATDQELFRSELSVEKTSVLQSELQSCNQLQELEPLNKWCLLTIILLMRALDPLGYEKETLAHFQTLKEVDSMRSAYYSDLCSKFMIENTILKMEYAEVRVFSISDKNLTTLCHLDQLLLVTHINLSSNQLQRLPPQFAMLQCLEVLEADNNNIENLEGLFCLSKLEEINLKNNNISTLADLQPLASCPKIKRLDLRGNPVTQMAKIEAELAELLPSVTDILL; encoded by the exons atg CATGGACGAGTGAAGATTAAATCTACAGctcagcaggaggaggagaaaaggaaggagcGAGAGAAGAAACTGAAGATATATATCGCTGCACGGGATGCCTGTTTTTCTAAG AGGAAGGAGGGTATTTGCGATGATGAGGCTCTCCAGCTGACCCAACAACTGCTGTCATCAAATCCTGACTTTGCAACTCTCTGGAACTACAGAAGAGAGATCCTAATGCACCTGGAGGCTGTAAA GGACAAGGATGAAGTGCAAAAGATTTATGAGGCTGAGCTGTCATTTTTGGAGTCTTGCCTGAAGGTGAACCCAAAGTCTTACGGCAGCTGGCACCACCGAGGTTGGGTCTCAGCACGCTTGCCACAACCAGATTGGGCCAGAGAGCTCAGCCTGTGTGACCGCTGCTTGAGCCTGGATGACCGTAACT TTCATTGCTGGGACTATCGCAGGATGGTTGTGAAGATGTCTGGGGTCCCTGTTGATCAGGAGTTGGGGTTCACTGATCATCTTATTGGCTCCAATTTTTCCAACTACTCCAGCTGGCACTACCGCAGCACTCTGCTGCCGCTTCTCCACCCGGAGTCTCCTGAGCCCCTGTCGCCATGTCGCAAGACTCCCCAGacttctcctccaccttctccgCAAACTCACTCCCATCGTGTCTGTGAAGAGCAGCTACTCAAAG AATATGAGCTTGTACAGAATGCTTTCTTCACCGACCCCAATGACCAGAGTGCTTGGTTCTACTATCGATGGTTGCTGGGTAGAG CGGAACGTGAGGAGATgatcagctgtgtgtatgtcagtCGAGATGAGGAGAGAGTAGCTGTTGCCTTCTCCAGGCCTGTTAAT GCGCAGTCGGTCGGCCTGCTGCTGGTCCTTGATGGCCAGCCCCAGAGGGTGGAGTGGAGGAGTGTTCATCCCCGTTTCAAACACAGCCCGGTTTGG ATTTGTGATTTACCACCTGGAACAATAAGCGACATCACCAACGAACACAATCTGACTGTGCACtggactgaaaaacacacacacagagactgtgCTCTTTatacag GGCGAACTGAGAGTTACTGTCGAGATTCTGCTACAGATCAGGAACTTTTCAG GAGTGAACTCTCAGTCGAGAAGACCTCTGTGTTACAGTCAGAATTACAATCGTGCAATCAGCTTCAAGAGCTGGAGCCACTCAATAAGT GGTGCTTACTGACCATTATCCTCCTGATGAGGGCACTAGACCCGCTTGGATATGAGAAGGAGACACTTGCTCATTTCCAAACATTAAAA GAAGTGGACTCCATGCGTTCTGCATATTATAGTGACCTCTGCAGCAAATTTATGATTGAAAACACTATCCTGAAAATGGAGTACGCAGAGGTGCGGGTCTTCAGCATCTCTGACAAG AACCTGACCACTTTATGCCATCTGGACCAGCTGTTATTGGTCACCCACATCAATCTATCCTCCAATCAGCTACAGCGGTTGCCCCCTCAGTTTGCAATGTTGCAATGCCTAGAG GTGTTGGAGGCTGATAATAACAACATAGAAAATCTGGAAGGACTGTTCTGCCTTTCCAAACTGGAAGAAATCAACTTGAAGAATAACA